The DNA region ATGATGCGGTAGAGCAAGCTTCAAAATTTGACGAAGCGGTTGGTGTGGATGGAATTGTCCTCACCAAAGCAGATGCAGACGCAAAAGGTGGAGCAGCACTTTCCATTGGTTATGTGATTAATAAACCGATCCTGTTTTTAGGTGTCGGCCAGTCATATGAAGATATAATGGAATTTAAACCCGAATGGATGGTTGACCAGCTGGTTTAGGTAGAAATTTCTTTTTTTCTATTATTTTATTGAGTTTTTTTAAGTTATGTTAATCCTATTTTAATCAAGTCCAGAATTCATAAAAATAACTTTTTTTATCGTCTGTTTCATAATATAAAATGAAGAATCAGCCAAATATTTATTTATATTGCTTACGTTGGTATTGTAAATATATATTCAGACAAAAAGCTTCTAAAAAATATAGAATATATTCTCAACTCTTATTTTATAAATTTTAATGGCATTTAGCATATTGAAGTCTATATTTTAATAGTTAATATGCAACTTATATTAAGTTCAACTTATTTATGTTCAAATACAATATTTTTCTGGTATAACAATAATGTAAAATAAAAATTAATTATTAGATTAATTAGAAGATTAATATTCCTTTTTAGACTTAAAATCCAGATATGATATTGGGAATCAAATAAAATGTTTAAAAAGTCTTATCAATATTAAAAGATAATGTTTATTAACTCATGTTGAGGGAGCCAAAATGGAAAACAAAGTTATAATGTCTATTGGAGGAGCATCGTTAGTATTTATATTACTGCTCATTTTGAGTTTTTTATTTAGCAGTGAAAAAACGCTTGGAGTTTATATATTGATTTTTTTATTGACTGCAGTGTTCTTTTTATTTTTATGGATGATTTTAATTATTTTAAGGAGTTCAGTCATTACTAATTTCATTGGAAAGATTACTCAGGCGATTTTTGGGGCTGTATTTGTTTGCATTCTTATTTTAACCACTTTGCTGGGGATGCAGTGGATTTCAGGTGTTTTTGCTTCTATCTATATACTGCTTGGTTCAATAATTGTGGCCATTATTGGTCTTTATTTAAATCATAAAATAGGGCTGGAGAAAGAACAAAGACAAATAAAAAGGATAGTTATAGCATTAAAACTGACGGTAGAAGACAATAAAAAAAGTGCTGAAAGCATTTTAAATGACATTAAAGAAAATTCTCCTGTAAATCTTAAGGTTCTTAAAATGGGAGTTTGGGATACTTTTGCTTATAACATCATCACTGCAGATTTTGATCCTGTGATGCTGGAAGAGTTAATATCAATAAGAGCATTAACATCCAAATTGAATGAAGAATTATCTGAAAGGAACAGGCTTATTAATCGAGAAGGTATCTTTGATATACATAATCCTCATTTTCAACAATTATGTCGGTTAGATAATAAATTAAAAGAAGAATTAGAATCATTTATCCAGTATTCTGGTGAATATTTAAAGAAAGTTGATAAAATATAATCTTATTCAGGCATGACTTATGTTAGTCTTTCTCAACCCTATTTTTGAGTTTAGGTACTATTTTATCTCGAAAGATTTCAATTTTTTTAGCAATTTTTCAGTGCTACTTTTTATTTTTGTTTGTAATGTGCCATCAAGCTTGAAAGTTTCACTTTTATGCATTTATCAAATCTTTCAATATAAAATATTCAAATTAGAAGCGTTAAATAATTTAGAAAAATTACAAAATGGAATTATTTGTTTATAACTGGATATTCTTAATATCTAATGGCACCACCTCTTTTACCTCAGCGTCCATTGACCGAAACAGACTCTTTACATTGAACATGCTGTCTGCATGGAATATAAAAACACAGGAATGTGTGGAATGTTTTTCTAGGGGGCAGCTGATATAAGCATCTAATAAATCAACATTACGTTTTTTCAGGTTTTTTTCTGAAAAAATTTCCTTAAGCATTTTCACGCCTTCACCGGTTTTAAGGGGGCATTGTTTAGAGTCATGTTTGCTAACTGCAGCAAATAACATTAAATCACCTTATATTATTACTAAGTTTTTTGGATTATTTAATTTTATAGAACTGAATTACATTAACTTAAATAACCAGATTTGACAGATTAGTTTTAGATTACCTGATAACAGGATTAGTTTTAAAGTGATTTCATGAATGCATATTTGGAGATAATAAGGCCGGGAAATGCGGCAATGGCAGTAATAGCAGTAATTTTAGTCATGCTTATCAGTGGAAACTTTACATTAAGCGCATTTTTAGCTTGCATTGTGGTTTTTATGGTGATAGGGGGCGGAAATGCAATAAATGATTATTTTGACCATAAAATAGATGCTATCAATAAACCAAACCGTCCAATTCCATCTGGGAGAATTTCTTTAAAGGCAGCCAGGATTTATTCTATAGTCCTTTTTGTAACTGGAACAATCATTGCTTTTATAATAGGGCTTTTACCTGGAATTCTGGCCCTTTCAACATCGATTTTGCTGGTGCTGTATGCTTATAACCTTAAAAAAATGGCCCTTATTGGGAATATTGTGGTTTCATTCTTTACAGGGCTCACATTTGTTTTTGGGGGTGTAGTAGTTGGTGCTATGGAGACTTCGATTTATTTGGGGTTCTTTGCTTTTTTAATGACAATGGCCCGTGAGATAGTTAAAGATATGGAAGATGTAGAAGGTGACAGAAAAGAGGGAGCAGCCACACTACCAATAATCTACGGGATGAAATTGTCATCAATCCTTGCAGCATTCTTCATGATAATTGCAAGTGTTGCAAGTCCTGTGCTTTATTTTATAGGTATATTTAATATACTTTATTTAGCACCACTTTTTGCTGCAATTGTGGTATTCCTGATATCTGCAGCGTCTATATTAAAGGATCAATCTATCCAAAATACTGCAAAGGTTTCAAAAAGGATTAAAATGGGTATGGGTATAACATTTCTGGCATTTGCTGTGGGATCTCCATTCTTAGCTTCCTTAATTTAAAACCACAATTTTTAACTATTTTTAAGCACATATATTTGTACATGAAAATTGAACCAATAGGTATCATAAATTCTCCCTACCAGGTAAAAGGAGATTCGCCTCGCCAGGGCCGTTTTTCAGAAAAATTAAGCCAAATAACTGTTTTTGATGAATATGCTCAGGGTTTGCAGGATATAGAAAAACGCGAACATTTGATTATTTTATATGGATTAGATCGAGCTGAAGATTATAAACTGATGGTAATTCCCCCTGGAAAAACAAAAGAACAGGGTTTATTTTCTACAAGGGCTCCTGTAAGGCCGAATCCGATTGCTTTATGTATGGTCAAACTGGTAAAAGTAGAAGGAAATATTCTTACAGTGAAATGGCTGGATGCCCTTGACAGCTCTCCTTTACTTGATATTAAACCATTTTTACCTGAAGTGGACTGTATGGAAAAGTAAATTTAAATTCATAAATTTAGCCTTAAGTTGTGTAATATGGACAAAGTGGAGGATATAATATGGCAGATAAAGATCCAATGAAAATAAAAATACTTAAAAATGGACCATATATGGTTTCAGGAAATGTTCCTTTATTTGAACAAATAATGGTGACAAATGAAGAGGGACATGTGTGTGAATGGAGCGAAGGCAAGGAATATCCCCTTAAAGAAAGATATACCATTTGCCGCTGTGGTGCATCCAAAAGGAAACCTTTCTGTGATGGATCACATATAAAAATTAATTTTGATGGAACGGAAGTGGCAAGTAAAGAAAATTACATGGAAAAGGCTCGAAAACTCGAAACAAAAGATTTTATACTGAACGATGTATGGGACCTATGCGACCACTCCCGCTTCTGCCTGCGTGGAGGCGGTATAAGAGAACTGTTAAAGTCTGAAGATCCAGAAGACATTAAACTTGCAATTGAAGAAGCTAAAAGCTGCCCCTCAGGGCGTCTTGTGTTGTGGGGTAAAGAGACAGGAAAACCTGTTGAACCTGAATTTGAACCATCCATAGTTCTGGTTAATGATCCGCAGAAAAAATGTGATGGTCCTGTTTGGGTGAGGGGAGGAATTCCAATTGAATCTGCTGATGGAAGCACCTATGAAGTCAGAAATAGAGTTACACTTTGCAGGTGCGGAAAATCTGAAAATAAGCCATTTTGTGATGGAAGACACTGGATGAGTGCTGAGGAAAAACAGGCATTCCGGGATAAATGGATCTCTCCTGAAGAATGAAACTAAAATAATTTATTCATTATCTTTTATTCTTGTTTTTATATTTTAAATCTAATATTTTCCACTCTCATAAGCACTAAGCGCTTCATGTATATTTTCATAAATATTTTCCTCGCCTATAAGATTGGTTAGCCCTAAATGATCGAATTGATCTTTAAGATCAGGTAACATGGAGGTTAATGCAAATTTAACATTTCTTGATTTTAATTCCCGGTACAAATCTTTAAACATTTCTGCAGATGTATAATCAACTCTGGAAAATCCGGCGGTGTTTAATACAAATAATTTTAGGGGAGGATCAGCTGCACCTACCAGTTTAAGTACTTCTTCTTTCAACCTGTCTGAATTAGCAAAATAGAGGTCTCGGTTAAATCTATATATGAGTAATCCTTTTTCAGTTGATTTACCAACTTTAACAGGTTCAAATGCCCATTCTCCTCTTTTATCCTTTGCAAAAATACTGTTAGTGGGTCTGTAACTGTGACTTAAGTGTAGAATGATAGAAAGTATAATTGAAAGTAGTATGCCCCATAAAACACCCATAACAACTACCGTAGCAGCAGTTATAATGGCTAAAAAATATTCTGACTTTACTTTACGGCGGATATCCTTCAGATGAGCTATATCAATCATGTTGATACCTATTATAAAAACAATAACGGCAAGAGTTGCACTTGGTAAAAAAGACATGGATTTTGTCAGGAATAAAAGAACTATAAAAACTGCAGCTGCAGTTACGAGTGAAGACATCTGGGTACGGCTTCCTGCATCATCAACTATTTCTGTCTTAGTAGGGCTTCCATTTAC from Methanobacterium bryantii includes:
- a CDS encoding CDGSH iron-sulfur domain-containing protein, which codes for MADKDPMKIKILKNGPYMVSGNVPLFEQIMVTNEEGHVCEWSEGKEYPLKERYTICRCGASKRKPFCDGSHIKINFDGTEVASKENYMEKARKLETKDFILNDVWDLCDHSRFCLRGGGIRELLKSEDPEDIKLAIEEAKSCPSGRLVLWGKETGKPVEPEFEPSIVLVNDPQKKCDGPVWVRGGIPIESADGSTYEVRNRVTLCRCGKSENKPFCDGRHWMSAEEKQAFRDKWISPEE
- a CDS encoding UbiA family prenyltransferase, with amino-acid sequence MNAYLEIIRPGNAAMAVIAVILVMLISGNFTLSAFLACIVVFMVIGGGNAINDYFDHKIDAINKPNRPIPSGRISLKAARIYSIVLFVTGTIIAFIIGLLPGILALSTSILLVLYAYNLKKMALIGNIVVSFFTGLTFVFGGVVVGAMETSIYLGFFAFLMTMAREIVKDMEDVEGDRKEGAATLPIIYGMKLSSILAAFFMIIASVASPVLYFIGIFNILYLAPLFAAIVVFLISAASILKDQSIQNTAKVSKRIKMGMGITFLAFAVGSPFLASLI
- the tsaA gene encoding tRNA (N6-threonylcarbamoyladenosine(37)-N6)-methyltransferase TrmO; the encoded protein is MKIEPIGIINSPYQVKGDSPRQGRFSEKLSQITVFDEYAQGLQDIEKREHLIILYGLDRAEDYKLMVIPPGKTKEQGLFSTRAPVRPNPIALCMVKLVKVEGNILTVKWLDALDSSPLLDIKPFLPEVDCMEK